DNA sequence from the Bacillus sp. SM2101 genome:
CATCAGCATCACTTAATGTAAATGTAATTACTGATTTTGAACCAGAGTTATCAAGAGATGCTCTTGCAGGAGTAACATCATTTCCACCAATAGAAATTACAAAATCATCTGCTTCAAAGTTTGTAAGCTTATCATTTAATGTAACTTCAATCTTGTCTTTTGCCACTGCTACTGCTGTATCAACACCAACGTGACTATCATTGCCATCTAATAAAGTAATTCCTGTGCTTGAATAATCTTCAGTAGGATTTCCAGCAGCATCTGCTACACGAGCAATTGTTAAATCGTTAGAGCGATCAATAGTAAAGTCTGCTTCTTCAGTATCAATTTCAATTTTTACTTTTTCATTGCTATCAATTGCTGAAATTTTCACACCATCAGCAAGTCCTGATAACTGTTTAGATCCAATTTTATATTTTTTCAAGTCAAGAACTGAAAATTCACCATCAACGGCCATTGGCTCTCCAAAGTCAATTACTAATGTTTGAACATCACCATCAGTATAAACTTTTGCTTCTGTAGGGAATCCAGGAACTTTTGCGTCTTCTGCGTCAAACTCAAAAGTTTCACTAGCATCATTCCCAGCTAAATCTTCAACTCCATCAACTACTAATTGAGTTTTACCATAAAGTTCGTCACTTAATTTAAATGTCACAGTTTTTTTATCTGAACTTAAATCTCCGTCTCTACCAAAGTAATCAAGTTCATCGCCATCTTCATTTAAAAGTTTATAGTTATCACGATCTTCTGCTGAATCAGCATCTAATTCTTCATTGAATGTGATTTCTAACGTTTGTTGATCATCTAGCACTTTAACCTCTTCGACTACAGGTGCTTCTTCATCAACCTCTACTTGTACTTCTAAGCGTAGTTGTTGAGCATTTTCGTTATTCCAAAGGTCACGTACCGTATCTTTATCAACATAAATATATGCGATACCGTTTGGAAGTTGGTTTTCTTCATCGAACGTTAGTTCAATTTCGTTTCCACCCTCCCATGAAACACTAGCAGCTGTGTTTGATGAGTTTGTATGATAGAAATCCAACACGTCAAACTCATCGCCACCATCAGCAGGCTCGATATCTTCACTGAATACTAAAGTAGCTTTTAAAGGTGTTACATTCTTAACTTCAACTAATGTTGGAGCCTCAGTATCCTCAACAACTTCTACTTCAATATTTTCAGCCTTAAGGTTGTAACCAGCATAATCCTCTAACTCATTCGTTACAGTAAGTGTACGAGTACCTTCTTCTATAGAAGAATAGAAAACTACGTTAGCTTCAGTACCATTATTCAAGAAGTTAACTTCATCAATGAAGTACTCCCCGTTATCTAATTCAAATGCATCTTTAAGGTCTACACCATCAGCTTCTGCATTAATTGGTTCACTAAATTTAACTTTAATTGTATCATGACCAATAACTGAAACATCAGTTACAGTTGGAATAGTTGTATCGAAGAATTTAACTTCTTCTTTGTGATCTTCACTCGTTCCAAGGACATCTTTATCAACAACAAGCTCACCTTCAACTTGTTGTTCAACAGCTTCTTCTAATGTAACGATAGCTTGATTACCGTCAAAGCTTATAGCTACAGCGTCAAACGTGTTATCATCAGAATCAACAAATTTGTAGTTATCAACATCCGTAGCTGCTTCACTATCAGATAAGTCTTGATTGAATGTTAATGCAACTTGGATAAGGTTAATTGCTTCTGCACCTACAACTTCAGGCTCAGTTGGTGTGAAACCAACAACAGTATCAACAGCTTCTCCCATGTAAGAAAGTGTATAGTCAACACCATCTTCTTGAACAGAAGTTGTAAGACGTACTGTAGTCATACCTTCAGCAGCTGCTTCAACTTCCTCTTCACCAGCTTCTTCTTCAACAAGAATTTCAGCTTCTAATACTTCAAGGTCGTTGTCGAAAGTGAAGTCTTCAACATTAACTTCTTCAAGTACACTGTTGAATACTACGTCGATAGTCGTGCTATCTACAACAGTTACTTCAGAAATTGGTGATGCTTCCATATTTAATGAACGGTATAAGAATGCTGCGAAGTTTGCACGTGGTACACTTCCGCTTCCATCATAAGTTCCGTCTTCTTTACCAGTTGTAACACCGTTTTGGAATAAGATTGCAACGTTCTCTCTGTGAGACTCATCGATTAAGTCTAAGTCAGTTAAAGTAACTTCAACTTCGTCATTTGCTTCTAAGCCGAATGCACGAACAAGAACTGAAGCCATTTGAGCACGAGTTAACGTGTCGCTTGCTCCGAATACACCGTTGCTACCTTTGAAGATTCCAGCAGCTTTTACTGCAGCAGCAGCTTCTTTAAGCTCTTCGTCAGTTGATTCTGCTACATCGTCAAAAGAAGTTAAATCTTCAGGAACTTCTAAGTTAAGAGCACGTTGGAATAATTTCGCAGCTTGACCGCGAGTTAATTCAACTTGAGGTCCGAATGTTCCGTCTGGGAACCCGTTAATAATTCCTTCATTTGCTAGTTCAGTAATGTACATATGAGCCCAATGGTCTGCTGACACATCAGAGAAGCTAGCACTTTCAGCGCTTGCTGCTACTGGTCCGATTGCAGTTGCTACTAAAGCAGCTGATACAGATCCAGCTAAAAATTTACGATAAGACTTTGGTTGGTAAGCCATTAGATAATTTCCTCCCTTTTGCTACTTGTAATTCTAAATTTAAGGTAATTCAATTTAAGAGAATATGTACTTAATAAGTCATGTTAGTAAGCTATAAATCTCTTAAATCCAATTATAAACAAGTACTAGTATAATTATTTCAGGAACAAATGTCAACGAATTCCTGTTAACAATTTATTACCATAAACAGATACTAGTCTTACAACTACTATTCTACAAGAAATGTCAGTTTATGCAAGAGTTTAATTGCTTTTTTAAAAATTTGCCAAAAATAATTTATAAGTCTATACCTAAGGCGTGGTTCGTCTTACAAATAAATGATGTATCGTCTCTACTATTAATGGATGCTAGATATGAACATTTCAGTATATGTATTTTGGAGGGGGTTTATTACTATGTTTTAAACTTAATTGTTACAAAACTGTAAACTAAGTCAATAGATTAATATGATAAGATAAATTATGTGTAGAAATTTAGCAAACGATGCGTAATTTTCCAAGTGATGGGGTGATTCATATTATTAGACGTTTTAGTTTCATAATAGTTACATTATTTATTGTATTTTTTTCTAATACGATAAGTACATATGCTGCAGCACAAAATTATGACGTGTTAATGCCTGCTGCCAAAAAGTATATCGGTGTTCCATATAAATACGGGGGCACAACTGTGAGTGGCTTTGATTGCTCAGGTTATGTACGGACCGTACTAGGTCAAGCTGGGATCTCTTTACCGAGAACAACTGGTGAGCAATACAATAGTGGAGTAAAAGTTGATAAAGCTAATCTCCGCATCGGTGATCTCGTGTTTTTTAATACGAGCGGTAGTGGCGTATCCCATTCAGGCATTTATATTGGAGATGATCAGTTTATTCATTCTCAAAATGGTAAGGGTGTCTCAATTAGCTCTTTAAATGATCCTTATTATTGGAAAGCTCGTTATTTAGGTGCAAGACGTTACCTTTCTTATGATTTACAAGTAGCTTCATTCCATGATATACCGACGACATACTGGGCGTATAATGAAATTGAGACATTGGCTACAGATCGATTGATCATTGGATATGAAGATAGCTATTTTTATCCGGAAACAATTATTACAAAGGCCGATGTAGCCGCATTACTTGCAGTAGCAAAGAATTTAGATATGTCTAACCGAACGGAAACATTTAAGGATGTATCAAGTGATCATTGGGCTGTAGGTGCGATTAACGCATTGCAGGAACAAGGAATTAACGGTGGTGAAGAAGGAAACTTCAACCCAGACAAAGGTCTCACAAGAGCACAGCTTGCAACATGGTTTTCTACGCTGTTTTCACTAGAAGAGGCTAAAGAACCGATTGAGTTTACTGACGTTGATGCATCACACTGGGCATACGATGCCATTCAAAGGCTCGCTGCTTCAGGCATTACAACAGGGTATGAAGATCAGTCATTCAAGCCAGACGCTGAAATAAACCGTTCTCAATTTGCAGCATTTCTCTATCGTGCCTTGTACTAAGAATTTTCAACTATTACATAATTGTTGTTTAATAAGGTCATACATCGTTATTGATCATGACTAAAGAATGCTACCTATACAATTCTCAAAAGCTAAAAAGCGATACTCCACCGAGGGAGTATCGCTTTTATATTTGATGTTATTCAAGAAGCATCGTTCGCATCACATATAGTGCAAATTCGGCACGTGTAATGTCGTCCGCCGGTCGAAAGGTCTGCTCAGGAATGATGCCGTTATTTGCTAATAAGTTAATATCCTCATAGTTCCAATATGCTTCATCTACATCCGTAAAGACCTTGTTTGTTGTAGCAGGAATATATTTATCTGTATAGGCACGGGCTAAAATAGAGACGATTTGTGATCTCGTTACAAATTCATTCGGACGCAACTTTCCTCCTACACCCATTAAGCCATTTGCTTCAGCGATAGCCATTGCTTCATAGCCTAAATCACCTATATTCATATCTGTTGCTTTTACTTCATAGCCTTCTGGAAGCTTCAAATCAAGTGCTCTTACTATGATTGCCGCTGCATGTCTTCTAAGCAGTGTATGATTTGGTTTGAAAGTGCCATCTTCATAGCCATTGATGACCTCATTCATTTGTAAATACGAGACCGCTGCTGCAATGTCATCATACTCAATATCTGGAAAGATCGTGACAGTACCTTTGTGTACATTCACCGATGCGATATAGCCACCCATCTCATTGCCAAGCACTTCATAAAATAGATAATGGATCGCAGGGTCGTTATTTTCAAAAGGCCCTGCAATAATTTGAAATGGTGTGTAGTCAAAGACGTTTTTCACTGTGTCTCCATCGAGCTCATCGCTAAACTCCGAATAGGATGCATGAGCATTGTTCGTATATACAAGGTCACCATTGCTGAAGGGCTGAGTTGTTTGCGTCATTAACCCGTCCCATTGATAGGACATCGTTGGAAAACTAAGTTGTTCTGGCGCATCAGTATCATCATAAACAAGATCAAAAGGTGGTATTTGTTGAACAAAAACTAAGCTATGCCCACGAATAACCTCAAAGACACGCTCTTGATAAGGGGCTTGCTCCTGTTCAATATGCGGGTCATTTTGCTTAGTTAATCCGTCATATGCCATGATCGTAAAATACCAGTCTTCAATAATGCTTCGGTCATGCTCGTTAATTTTCGGTAGTTTGCTTGATTCCCAGTATTCATTTAACAGTTGTGCTGCGACCTCTACATTATAACGTGTGTCGGTCTCTAATTGATGACGATCAATCCCTCGTTCATTCATCTCCTCATCAGACAGCCTTATTTGCATCATGCCTAGCCCGCCATTCTCTGAGATGATCGGGTGCCCATCGTCATTAAATTGCATCATGCCTGTTTCAACATATGCAATCGCTTTTAGTACTTCTGCTGGAATGCGATATTCATTCGCTATTTCTGATAGTAGCTGCTTTTTTTCCAGAAACGTTAAACTGTTTTGAAGGTTCAATTGCTCGTTAGTGATCTTACTTTCTTCTATATTATTATACGTTATTCTTAACGACTCGGAGCCACGGTTAAAGCCTACCTCTTCATGCTGCCGTGTAATAAATTTAACACGCTTAAATGTATAGCTATCAAACACCCAGGAAAGATTAGCTTGAAGCTCGGATGGACTATACCAACTAGCTGATGGGCTACTCGTCTCAATCGTACCAATCGTTATTGGTTTATATATACCTTCTCCGTCTTGGCCAATTAAAAAGATTGGGTTGTTACTTATTGAAGATGTATGGAACTGCAAATTATAATAGGAACTATCCCGCATGTTCTTCTCGTAATCAAGAAGATATAAATCCATCGGCTCCCTTACTTCATACTCGCTTGAATTGAGCACTTCACGCCAATATTCCTGAATATTAACATTATCGAATGGGGTCTGAATGATGCCATTTAATTGAGCATGATCCTTAATGGCTAACTCTGTACCAAATAATTGTACGTAATCCTCCGCCAAAATTTCTGCTAGCCCCCATACATAGTCCCCTGATCCGTCACTATGAGCTTTGTGATTTGTTGAAAGGCTTCGAACATCAGCGTAATTACTTTTCATCCACTCATCAGGCTCTAGGTTCTCACCTTCTATTAAATGATAAAATGTAAAGTGATGGCCATATTCATGCGATAATGTCTGAGCAATTTCTGGCACTGTTGAGAAGTCATCGACACCATATAAGTAAATCTTCCTGTCTGGTAAAAGGGACCACTTTGTTCCACGTCCTTCATAAAGTGCAAAATACTGCCCTAGTGTTTCGTCTCCGGCAGGATAGTCAGGGAGAAGAACAACCTTCCCTAATAGTTCAAGCTCCTCACCGTGCTTATTACGCAATAGCTCTTGTTCAACTTCAATAAGCTGCTCTTGTGTTTTCCATTTGGAGCTATAGCTTTCAATCGTTACACCACTATCACCTGTATAGCTTTGCATTAACGTGTAATAATCCTCGTACTGAAATTGGGCTGCTGTCGTTGTCTTCGTTTCATCAAATACTGCTGCTTCAACGTCAATCGTATAAGCAAGCATGAATACACATAAAATGACAAACAACCGAAGTAAATTTTTCAATATATACACCACCTGTTTTTTCTATCATTCTACTATAAGGAAAAAGTCTAGACGTATCACTCTAGACTTAATCTACATATATTTTAAAATATTTTACTTTTCAAGTGTAAGCGTCCGTTTTAAAAACAGTGAAAATTCAGCTCGCGTAACATCGTCTTCCGGTCGAAATGCCTGATCGTCAGTGATGCCATTATTCGCTAGTAGATTAATATCCTCATAATTCCAATATGTATTATCCATATCTATAAATGCTACATTTGTTGTAGCTGCTTCGTATGTATCTGTATACGTACGAGCTAATATTGAAGATATTTGCGATCTCGTCAAATATTCATTAGGACGCAGCTTTCCGCCGACACCCATTATGCCATGAGCTTCAGCAATGAGCATCTCATCATAGCCTAGTTCGCCCTGTTCCATATCAGTTGCCTTCATCTTATAGCCCTCAGGTAGCTTTAAGTCAAGAGCCTTCACTAAGATAGACGCGGCATGTCTGCGCAATAAAGTATCGTCCGGCTTAAATGTGCCGTCTACATGACCCGAAATCATACCCTTCAATTGTAAATAAGTAACTGCTGCTGCTACTTCACGATCTTCGATATCAGGAAAAACTGAAACGTTTCCTTGCTGAAGATTAGAAGATGATATGTATGCGTCTACTCCGTTCCCTTTTATTTCGTAATAAACAAGATGGTTTGCATCGTTATCACTTTCAAAAGGTCCACTCACGATTTCTAAAGGGGTATAGTGTGGTAAATTGCCAGCATGTTCACCATCTACATCATGACGAATATATGAATATGACGCAGCATTATTTAATGTATAAACTTGATC
Encoded proteins:
- a CDS encoding S-layer homology domain-containing protein, producing MAYQPKSYRKFLAGSVSAALVATAIGPVAASAESASFSDVSADHWAHMYITELANEGIINGFPDGTFGPQVELTRGQAAKLFQRALNLEVPEDLTSFDDVAESTDEELKEAAAAVKAAGIFKGSNGVFGASDTLTRAQMASVLVRAFGLEANDEVEVTLTDLDLIDESHRENVAILFQNGVTTGKEDGTYDGSGSVPRANFAAFLYRSLNMEASPISEVTVVDSTTIDVVFNSVLEEVNVEDFTFDNDLEVLEAEILVEEEAGEEEVEAAAEGMTTVRLTTSVQEDGVDYTLSYMGEAVDTVVGFTPTEPEVVGAEAINLIQVALTFNQDLSDSEAATDVDNYKFVDSDDNTFDAVAISFDGNQAIVTLEEAVEQQVEGELVVDKDVLGTSEDHKEEVKFFDTTIPTVTDVSVIGHDTIKVKFSEPINAEADGVDLKDAFELDNGEYFIDEVNFLNNGTEANVVFYSSIEEGTRTLTVTNELEDYAGYNLKAENIEVEVVEDTEAPTLVEVKNVTPLKATLVFSEDIEPADGGDEFDVLDFYHTNSSNTAASVSWEGGNEIELTFDEENQLPNGIAYIYVDKDTVRDLWNNENAQQLRLEVQVEVDEEAPVVEEVKVLDDQQTLEITFNEELDADSAEDRDNYKLLNEDGDELDYFGRDGDLSSDKKTVTFKLSDELYGKTQLVVDGVEDLAGNDASETFEFDAEDAKVPGFPTEAKVYTDGDVQTLVIDFGEPMAVDGEFSVLDLKKYKIGSKQLSGLADGVKISAIDSNEKVKIEIDTEEADFTIDRSNDLTIARVADAAGNPTEDYSSTGITLLDGNDSHVGVDTAVAVAKDKIEVTLNDKLTNFEADDFVISIGGNDVTPARASLDNSGSKSVITFTLSDADVLDTDPENDNVEVKLNSEANYEVESVNRFGETLDFTDHDVTDGIAPELTEVNDVENVQLVSDNEIELVFSEAINDNTVSAASFDVDGYTVVSASSGDTSTVTLTLDNTASDYEAPEVGTAVTQTADISDMHGNSVSGLSVEIVDQSAPTITGAAFTDAVTEVIGVTASVGLDFDGGNANGDEITITATSEGVAGNGITVRIVDNDASSTSTTATFNGTDTISVELKDDGSSVTATVAEVIDEINKFSVVLAEAGAGTATTPAAVNGTTSGGVDAVSAEPAKIELTFSEEIKASSINAASEITIKNAAEDTVRNLGTSPQFTLSGGNVLTIELADDADVVASDVITDIDAEDLEDNKVDLDSSADKVL
- a CDS encoding C40 family peptidase, which encodes MRNFPSDGVIHIIRRFSFIIVTLFIVFFSNTISTYAAAQNYDVLMPAAKKYIGVPYKYGGTTVSGFDCSGYVRTVLGQAGISLPRTTGEQYNSGVKVDKANLRIGDLVFFNTSGSGVSHSGIYIGDDQFIHSQNGKGVSISSLNDPYYWKARYLGARRYLSYDLQVASFHDIPTTYWAYNEIETLATDRLIIGYEDSYFYPETIITKADVAALLAVAKNLDMSNRTETFKDVSSDHWAVGAINALQEQGINGGEEGNFNPDKGLTRAQLATWFSTLFSLEEAKEPIEFTDVDASHWAYDAIQRLAASGITTGYEDQSFKPDAEINRSQFAAFLYRALY
- a CDS encoding S-layer homology domain-containing protein produces the protein MKNLLRLFVILCVFMLAYTIDVEAAVFDETKTTTAAQFQYEDYYTLMQSYTGDSGVTIESYSSKWKTQEQLIEVEQELLRNKHGEELELLGKVVLLPDYPAGDETLGQYFALYEGRGTKWSLLPDRKIYLYGVDDFSTVPEIAQTLSHEYGHHFTFYHLIEGENLEPDEWMKSNYADVRSLSTNHKAHSDGSGDYVWGLAEILAEDYVQLFGTELAIKDHAQLNGIIQTPFDNVNIQEYWREVLNSSEYEVREPMDLYLLDYEKNMRDSSYYNLQFHTSSISNNPIFLIGQDGEGIYKPITIGTIETSSPSASWYSPSELQANLSWVFDSYTFKRVKFITRQHEEVGFNRGSESLRITYNNIEESKITNEQLNLQNSLTFLEKKQLLSEIANEYRIPAEVLKAIAYVETGMMQFNDDGHPIISENGGLGMMQIRLSDEEMNERGIDRHQLETDTRYNVEVAAQLLNEYWESSKLPKINEHDRSIIEDWYFTIMAYDGLTKQNDPHIEQEQAPYQERVFEVIRGHSLVFVQQIPPFDLVYDDTDAPEQLSFPTMSYQWDGLMTQTTQPFSNGDLVYTNNAHASYSEFSDELDGDTVKNVFDYTPFQIIAGPFENNDPAIHYLFYEVLGNEMGGYIASVNVHKGTVTIFPDIEYDDIAAAVSYLQMNEVINGYEDGTFKPNHTLLRRHAAAIIVRALDLKLPEGYEVKATDMNIGDLGYEAMAIAEANGLMGVGGKLRPNEFVTRSQIVSILARAYTDKYIPATTNKVFTDVDEAYWNYEDINLLANNGIIPEQTFRPADDITRAEFALYVMRTMLLE
- a CDS encoding S-layer homology domain-containing protein, whose product is MKKILPAACLSSFILLSGQPSIQAVAETTASIEKDEVVQLTAAEKKQLLWEVAVEYGIPPEILKAIAQKETDMTQFNEDGTPYISEDGGIGMMQITLTEEQQLTSDIDVERLKTDLRYNIEVGASILKEKWEWDFLPIINDHDPTVIENWYFAVMAYNGLSKRNDPNLEENEPYQEKVFQSIRENSLLDIKDIPKVDITYADPDKPELMTFSVASYDWPELATKSTQLLTTGDQVYTLNNAASYSYIRHDVDGEHAGNLPHYTPLEIVSGPFESDNDANHLVYYEIKGNGVDAYISSSNLQQGNVSVFPDIEDREVAAAVTYLQLKGMISGHVDGTFKPDDTLLRRHAASILVKALDLKLPEGYKMKATDMEQGELGYDEMLIAEAHGIMGVGGKLRPNEYLTRSQISSILARTYTDTYEAATTNVAFIDMDNTYWNYEDINLLANNGITDDQAFRPEDDVTRAEFSLFLKRTLTLEK